ACGTCTTCTATTTCTATACGATATAGATGATTTCTTGAAGTTGTATCAATGTTATCTTGCGCATATTGGTTTTCCCCATTGCAAGAAGTTACGGCAAGCGATATCTCTCTATTGTAAAGTTCATTGCCGCCTTGTAGATAAGATTCCAGCAGCAGATATTTATCCGATATGTCTTGTACTGCTTCCATAAGCTAAAATTATCACCCTAAGCCTCTTTCATTATAAGATTATAGAGTTTATCTAAGTCATGTGTATCGACTGATACAGTCATATTTTTCCCAGAGGTAATATATATTCAGATCCTTTTTTCAAATCAACTAATCATACGTTTTATAACTTCCCATACGCAATATTATCTTCAATGATATCCCCATTGCGTGCATCAATGGTAACAAGATGAAAATAAGCTTCAGTCTTATCTTTCCAGGTTATATACCAACAGGGAATGTTGGATTCATCTATATACCGTTCTATTGATGTCTGGTCATCATGAAAATCTATGTTACGTTTCTTTGCAAAGAGCAAGATGTTCTGCCAAGAGTACTTCTTATAAGGTTTATCCATATCAGTTTCTTTAAGCAAGTTACCCTCCTCATCATATTCTCTCCATATCCCACAATGAAAATCGTTGAAATAATATTCACCGGATTCTTTGAGATTTCCATTTAGGAAATAATAGCGATACTCTCCAAATAAACTTTCTTTTCTCCGTTTCGTTTTAAGGTATCCGTCATCATTTTTACCTATATAAACTACATACCCCATAGAATCCGTATATTCACAATAACTGGCCGAATCCATAAATTGCTCATCAGGATTTTCAGCTTCTTCTTTTTTCCTATATTCAAGGATTCTTTTGTTGGCATCTGCCGTATCAAGCTTTTCTAAATAAACCATTTGATTACTTTTTTTAGATGCGTTCTTTTTAGGTGTAGGTGCAACGCACGCTGTTAAGAACATTGACATTGTTAATATAATAAACTTTATCATTTTCCTGCATGTAAAATCCAAATCAGCTGATTATACGTTTTATTTCTCCATGCATGATATAGTCTCATTAATGATACGTCCATTGCGTGCGTCTATGACCACATTACGACCGAAACCTTCTCCTTTTTTATGCCAACTGATATCCCAGCACGGTATATTTGACTCATCAATATAACGTCCTACGTACGTCCTTTCATCATTAAGGTCAATGTCCTTCTTCTTAGTAAATAATAGAACCTTCTGCCAAGAGAATTGTTTATAAGGCTCATCTTTATTAACCTCTTTAAGAAGATGACCTTCGATATCATACTCTTTCCAAATTCCACATTCAAAATCTCTACTATAATATTCGCCCAATTGTTGGAGATTGCCATTGAGGAAATAATAGCGAAGTTCACCAAACAATGCTCCATTGATTTGCCTTCGCTTAAGATATCCATCATCATATTTTGCCAAATACACTTCATATCCCATAGAATCGATGTATTCGCAATACATAGAATTTCCCATAAAATCTACATTAGGAAATTCCTGTTCATGCTTCCGCTTGTATTCAAGAAGCTTTCTGTTGGCATCTGCCGTATCAAGCCTTTCTAAATAATTCATACCCTTTTTCTGTTTGATCTCTTTCGGTGTATGTGCAACACACGCTGTTAAAGATACTGCCATTATAAAAAATATATATTTTATCATTTTCCTGCCAGAAAGTTTTTAACCCTATCATGAATCTCTTCCCACTGATACTCCCACGTGGCAATAGTGGGCACATCCGAATAATCCATTATGTTATCTGTCATCTTTTCTTTGAAGGCGAAGCCCCATTGATCTATATTCAAAGAAGAAAAACTATGTGGTAATCCAATACAATGTAATAGTTCGTGTGAGGCGGTGTTATCTTGCAATCCATGGCGAAAAATAATAGCTTTGGATGAGCCGAGAGCATAAGCCTTTCCACACAAGGCCACTTTCGTGTCATTATTGACATAACAGTATCGGTCTATATAATATATCTTAAAGAAGTTATCTAATTGAGGATAAAATTTTAAAATTGTTGCATCAAGCAAACGATATAACTCGCCATTAGATGTATACGTGTAATTTATCCAGTTTTTGGGAGTAAAGAACGTTTTTGATTTCTCTGAGTACAAGTATATAAAGAAATACTTAATATTTACATTTACATAGGCCTGGCCCAATATTTGCTTTAAACTCACTATACTGCTTGATATATTAGGAAAACGTTCGGTTTTTTTAAATATAACACGTACAATTGCCAAATTAATTGTGGTCTGGTGCTTCTTATCATTCGCTTTTACGATGAGCTTTCCTGCAAGATGCTTTGTATTGTTTGCATCATAGGCGTAGACATTTATTTCCTGATCTTTAGAAAACTCTTTTAAACAAGTAATCACAAGCTGATCAGGAAGGGTATGCTTGCCTTTGCGCAATTTTGGAATAGAAGTCTTGTTTAGCTTAAATATCCCTGGCGTCTGGCATTGGTACACCATTCTCGCTGCAGGTTCTTTGACTTCTACTTTCAGGGTTAATTTTGCACTGGCCCCCTTTCGCAAGGTCATTACAGGAGCTATATATTTGAAAGCTTGCTTCCCATACGTTTTCCAAGGAATTAAGAAACGTTTGGTCTTAAACCAGTATGAGGCATACCTGTCATACACTTTTTTGGTTTTATCTACAATCAAATTTCCCTTGACAAACTTGTTCCCCATGATATTGGCATACCAAGTGTCTCCCAAGCGTCCAGAATCACCCATACGGATCCAGTCAAAGCCATATTCCCCCCGATAGCTGCCCGAGGTTCGGAATTCCACGATGACTTTTGCTCCTGTTTTCCTCAGCGGGATTTTTGCAGAGCGGTCATATACAAAACTATTAAATGCAGTTTCACTCATAATATGTCTTTCATTTATCCTTTACAGATTCGGGCATCATCTTTACCTTGGAGTAAGGCCTTTCCCTCTGCCATAAATACAGAATCTCCTGAAGTTGCCGATTGTACAATCTCTCCTGCTTCTTGAGTCAAGAGTCCACCAATTTTGACATTCGAATCTTTACTGATATACTCTTCTTTCTCGCTTGCTTCTAAAGAAACTTTATTTCCAATCGTTGATATTCTGTCTCCTCCTACACTTTCTATAGTATTTTCCTCGATATTGAGTGCCATGTTTTTTGCATTCACCGTAAATGTTTCACCTGCATTGAAGGTGATGTCCTTTTCTGCATTGACGACAATACTGTCTTCGTAGGAATTGATATGGATGTAATTTCCTTTCCTGTCTTTAATGGTTATGCCCAGCGACGATAGCGAATCGTTCAGTTCTATGGCATGCCCACTACGTGTTCGTATGCTTTTCAAATGGTTCTCTGCAAATCCTCCCGCGCCCGTAGTTCCGTTGAACAGGCTTCCCATGACATAGGGTCTGTTGGGGTCACCGTGTCGGAATCCCACCAGCACCTGGTCACCCACCTCGGGAATGAACACGAAGCCACGGTTGCTTTTCACCTGGTCGCTGCTTCCACCGTCTGGCGCCATGACGCGCAGCCAGTCCGTAGACATCTTCTCCGTCTGCCAGTTCATCTGAACCTGCACACGTCCGTGACCGAAGTTGTCGTCATTCCTGGTGACCCTGGCCATCTGCGGTTCGGCAACAGGCATCTCCACTTCAGGCTCGGGCAGCGTGTCCACAACGGCTGGAATGGCCTTGAACGTATTGCTGTAATAGGAGTCCTCGCCAACGGTATGCGTTATCTCGGTGATGAAGAACTCGCCCAGTGACTCGCTCGTCAGGCTGCCCGCCCGCTCGAGGAAGGAACTCTTCAAGTCCACCACGCTTCCCGTGACGAGGGTTGCCGTCTCACTCTGCCCCAGTACATAGTGCGACTCGGCCGTGGCTGCCTCCTGCTTCTTCCTGACATACCTCGTCATCTCTGAGGTGTAGTGGATGCGGGGCAGGGCATACTGCCTTGCAGGATTCCTGTACATCTCGAGCGAAGCCTGGAAGGCCTCATAGCCCAGCTGGTCCTTGTCGGTGGGCTTGTTCGGGGTTTCTGCAGCAATGGTCTGGTCGTTGAGCGAATGATAGGAGAACACCTTTGCCGGCTTTGCCAGCGCCTTGACTCCGATGTCAAGTGACGAGAGGCTTGTCCCGAACTCGAGCTTCACAGCATCCGGCAGATGTACGGGTCGGCCGAAGACCAGGTCGATTCCGTCATAGTAGAGCCATTCGTTGTATTGCAGGGCAAGACGCTTGATGAACGTGAAGTCCGACTCGTTGTACTGGCAAACGTAGTCGAGCTTCTCGGTGTATTCGGGATTTATCCTTGCACTCACCCCCGCCTTGGAAGTCATCTCCTTGATGATGTCAGCCAGGGTGCATCCTGTCCATGAGTTGAAGTTCAGGTCGGTCTCGAGGCGGTAGGTCTCAGAGTATCCCGACACCAGAATATGTCCGAAATCACTGTTCTTCCTGTGCAGGCTCACGCCCGTAACGACCCCCATGAAGGTGGTTTCCGATTTCTCCCCTGCATACACGGCGAAGGACTTTCCAATCCATTTGGCACTGTCCTTGAGGTTGTGGGCATATCTGTTTCCCCCAGCCTCAAGGTCAAGAAGCAGCTCGAAACGGTGGTGATTGTTGATGGACTGATGTAGCTTTAGCGACTTGAAGGAAAATAACTGCTTTCCGTCTATGCCTACGGAAATCTTGTGGTTGAGTATTGACATGTTTTTTTGTTGCTATTCCTTAAAAGAAAATCAGGCCTTCCTCCTCCGGCTTCTTGTCCGAGGCAGGAAGGCCTGTTACCGACTTACTTGCAGTCGTGGTTATACTTTTGGCCAGCGGTTATCCAGCTCGGCATTGCCCACGGTAATGGTCTCAGCCGAGAAGGTCATGGCGATAGTCATCGGTACCTCGTTGGTTGCATCAAGGGTTTCCTTGTAATGCACGATGTAGGCGTTCTTGAACTCGATTTCCTTCATCTTGGCATCCTCTTCGGTCTTCTTGTAGATGATTTTTCCGTCAACGGCCTTGAACTGGCTGTTGAGCATGGCCTCAATGGCAGTGGTATCCTCTGTAGATTCTACCGTAACAGATACTCTTCCGCCGGAAATGCTTGACGACGGCTTGCCTTTAGAGTCAGTATTGCGGCTGAACTCGTAGTTTGAATACAGGACGTCATATTCCTTGCCGCCCAATTCCAATGTTGCTCTGAATGAACCCATAATTAAAACTTTTTAAATTGTTAATAATAATAACCGGAGGTCTTTCTGGATTCTGTCGTCAAGTCGGCGTGAGAACAAAAAAGAGAAAACCTCAAACAACTTCTTGAAGTCTCCTCTGTCGGCTGAAAGACAGTCTTGCTCTGGAAAGAAGAGGAAGAATTGCAATCTGTTGTCTTCGATAGCAAAAATAGAAAATTGAAATCTAACGGCAAAGGAAAATGCAGAAAAAGACTTCTGTGTTAGAAATATTTAACGATTATGACACAAAAGAAAGCAATGGCATCTTGCCGTATAAAGCTGAATGCCATTGCTATTAAAAACTAAATATCCAATGAGAAATTAAAGCATTTTCTGCTTTGGAATGAAATAATAGGTTGTGCCTGCAATTTTTACCGTTCTCAATTTGTCGGACTTAAAAAGACTCTCCAACCGTACCAGCCGCTCATACATTTGCGGATAACAGGTATTCCAATGGTTTGTCTCGCATTTCTTCCATGTCAAATCTTTTATTCTCACGGTCTTACTTAATTCTTCAATTGCAGGAATACTTGTCTTGTAGTAGAATAAATCTGAAATGGACGACTGATTGGAGAGCACTTTTCTACGGTATGTACCGTTGATGTTGGCACGTTGCCGATGGTAGAGTTTTCGCAGCGTCTTGATTTCTTTCTTTCCTATAGCGGAGGAAAAATAAGGCATAAGGTCTCGCCAGCCATCGAATAATGCCTTGATTTCATTCCCATCCAAAAGATAACCACTGACAGTTCCGGACAGCGTCGAGTCATTAAGCACCGTATCTGCATAAATCGTTTCACTGACACTGCTTCTGTCGAGGTCAGCAACTGATAAGGAAGCAGACTTGCATAAATTAGTTACATACGCAGTCGGTACAGCCCGCTGTACACCTAACTTGTTTCTGCACTCAGTGAGCGAGGTGAGAAGTTCTCTGTCTTTGGTTGCAATCTGTACGAATAGTGTATCCAAAATGTTTGAGAAACCGGGATTGGAGAGTCTTCCATTGATTTTCGGAAAAACCAATCCGCCGGTAGCAATACTGTTTTGTGGCACATCCAACAGATAGACATTTTCTTCGTCAGTGCTCAAATCCTTGAACAAACTGGGCTTATCCCATTTCGGATCGGCAATATACCTTGTAATGAAGCCCATATACCCGGCAATGTTGTCATCAAGCAATTCCTTGGATTGGAGGATAAAGTTTTGATGGGCAGTATTATCCTTGTTGTACATTTGTACAAACAGTAGACAGGCAGAGCGTGCTGCTAATTTAGCTTTGATAGCCGGTGTAAAAGCAGGAACTTCATCCGTGCCCAAGACAATGAAAACATCATTCTCGAATTTCACATACGGTGTTTCATTGAAAATTGTATTGACGGCGGCTTGGAAGCCTGCCGGTGAGGTGGTAGTTCCTGCATGACCGGAGGTCGTTTTCTCTAAAAAAGAAAGCCATTGTCCATAGTTTGATGTACATTTAAGATGTCGATTGCCATTATCGGAAATGGAAGTCATTGAGAATACTGTCCGGAATGTTTGCGGGATTTTCATAGCAATGCTTTGTAGTGTGCTTGCCAATGCCTTAACCTCCACCTTGTCTTTCTCGAAGAACAGTAGGTGGATATTGAGATTCTTGCTGCCATTATACATTCGTCTGATTTCGGATACAGGAAAATCTCCTCCCTTGATGTTGATAATGCGACTACGGTCGGTATCCCAAACCGCCAATGGTAGATTGACCCTGTTTTCCTGACTAATCTTATTTTCGTTGAACAAGAAAAGAACATCGGATTGCAGGGGTTGTCCGTTTATCTGTTCTTCATTCAGTATGTAGGCATCATTCTGTCCGACTTCAGCAATCATATCACTCGGAACCCACCCCAAAACCTTTCGTGCAGGATCATTGAGCATGGGTTTGTCGGAAATGAGAACAGCCTGCTTACTCTCATCATATTTGTACGCATAGACAATTTGTCCCCAACTGATACGCTGTGTAGTTTTCTCACCAAAGAACGGATCCTTGAATACCAACACGCTGTCAGCCTTACAATAGGGATGCAGACTGAAAAGTCTGCCGGCAGAAGCTGCGCCCACACGGTACTTAACCGGCGCATGATTAGAAGGAGAGACAAAAGCATGTCCGAAAGCCAGTAAGCGGTCTTTGGGTATCCATCCGACAAACGGGGCACTTGCCGCATCTTTGAGGTGGTGCTTGCTACCATAGAAAACGCTCAGCAGTCCTTTGGGCTTCCCCACGATAGATTGTGAGGCTGTTATCACCTTACAAAACCCATTCTTTTCATCCGTTACATAGTATGGACTACCGATCTTCTGTTCGCTCAGCACTCTCTGTGCAAAATGATTGGCGTATGCCTTATTGCCATCTCTGTCGGAATAGACTACAAGCAAATCCTTATTTTTCCGGACTGTAGGAAATTTCCGTGCATTGGGGACAAAATTAAAAGCTCGGTGAGCAATACAATTTAGTCGCTCATATTTCGTCACTTGCCCATAACTATTATTTAAAGGCAGAAGGAAAAGAAGGGCTGAGATCAGTCCTTTCATCTGATTACAAAATATAGACTGTTTCATTTTCCGATATATTTTTGGGTTACTTGTATTTTAGTGATGCGATCCTTGTCATCAATTTTGACATCTTCTATAAAAATCCTCTTATTACGATTACTCTCCAAAAAATGCAGGCTCTGGCAATAGTCGGGAAAGACATTGAAACGATTGCCGTTGACTTCCACCATCACCTGATCGGCATCATTGTGGAAATAAGTATTCTTGATATAATTCATGTGAATGTAATAGGCTGATCTATCTGAAACCTTTGCATTGGCAATTGCCTGCAAATGCCGTTTGATATCATTTTGAATAAGTGCGAGTGTATCTACCTGCGCCTGCTCCATGATGTCTTCCACCTTAGGTAAAATAGTGATTTCATGTTCTACAGGCTTGCTCGTTGTATTCGTTTTCAGCCTGATAATGTATTTTCCAGGTTTGTCGTACTTATACACTACCTGACGGTCGAAAGCGTCGACTGTTCCACTTTCCCCAAACTCCCAGTACCAGGTATCCACTCCATGTCCTTCAGCTGAAAAGACAAGGTCCTCACCCTCGTAGCCTTGGGAGACACCATTGATTTTAGGGACAGAATCCACTTCTATCTTTTCCTTCACTGCAATGACCAATATAGATTTCTCTATAATGCGTTTACCATCTATTTGAAGGGTTACAAGATATTTTCCTGCTTTGGGGTATCTGTACTGAATATTGGGATGACCAACGATACTGTCACCGTTGCCCATCTTCCATAATACAACTTTTTCTCCCAAGCTACTGGAATCATTGACGCTGAATTTAATAATCTCATTGACTTCTAATTGATTATTCCCATCAGAATCGTGAATGTAGAAATCAACACTCTTAGAGTCGGTTCTTGATGGAAGAAACAAGAGAACCAACAGGCTGACAATGGCTAAAAAAGAAATGATTGCCAGCAGAATTTTCTGTCTTTCATTCATAACGGTTAATTATATATTTGCTTTTATTTTTTCCAAATCCTGTTCTATGAGTTTGTTGTCACTGATTGTATAACCAAGGTTCTCACGGATATCGAAATATTCCTGTAAGAACTTATATGCCTGCACACCATATAAATATCTCGGACTACTGTCATGCTTTTTATAGACATCCTGCAGCTGTGAAATCCTCGTTTTAATTTCATCTGTATGTTGTTCCTGCTGGATTTCAAAGTTCAACGAGTCAATGTCTGCCTTAATCATGTCAAATTGCAGAGCCATCTTATGCTGATCAGACAGTATTGCTTCGGACTCATTTATATCCTTGACAAGGGTTTCTGTTTGAGTTTCAGGAACATGAATGATGTATTTGCAAAGAATAACACCTATCAATGTCACTGAAAAAGACAGCAAGAGAACAAATTTTATTCCTACCCATACTTTCTCGTCTTTTGTCATATTCCTACACTTTCTGTTTAATGAATATTATTATATACTATCTTAACTTTCTCCGTCCTTTTTGCAACTGCCCGAGATTATACGCGCGCCTGCGTGCCTCCCTGTCGTAACGATCTATAGCATCCTGTGTTGTAGAGATTTGTTCCAGAATGGACTTATAAAGTGCATAATTAATACTATCTGCATCAGTCCCATTTATTTCATCAAGCATTTTGTCACGTTCTTGAGTGATAATCAACTGTAATTGCCTATGCTCATTACCACTTCTCTCCTTGGTGGACAGACTGTTCATATTCCTAAACATATCATCCATACGGAAATTATAATCTGCTTGCTTTCTAAAAATATCATCATACAAAGCCTTCTTCTCTTCAAGTGTACTGATACCTTTACGGGCTGTTATCAACGTACAGATACCAAAGAGAAGAAATAACAACAAGACATATGAGAACTGTATTATAAATGCTATCTTAGCTGCCTTACGCTCTTTTCTATTCTTTTCGTTCATTGTTAAGAGTTTGTATTATTCCCAAACTTTCCATGATTTTTTATCATTTTCGGAAGTGTTCCCATCGCTGTCTTCACTAAGAATAATATTCTCTCTCATCAGTCCGACATACTCTAACTCACTCATCTTCTTGAATACTCTTTCCAACTGTTTCATAAGACTACTGATAGACTTCAATGATGAGAAAATATCTGTATGCTTATACGTGATATTTCCTACTTCCCCTACCGTCTGTAGAAAATCAGCAGGGCTGATATTCGTCCATTCGTTGAAGTATTGAAGTAGATATTCAGATTCTTTTTCTGGCATGATGCGTAGGGTTGTTAACAACTTATTAGCAAGTCTGTTTGCCAAGTGTACCAAATATATGGGCGGCTGCTCTGAGGATAGGTGCTCTAAATCAAAAATACTCATATTATAAAAGTCTTGAACTACATTACAAAGTGCAAATGTATTTTCTACCAACCTGTCTCTACGCGCATCCGTTACATTCTTCCGATAGATGGATAGGGCATAATCGTAAATGACCTTGACATGCCTCTGAAAAATATCAAGAAAAGACAACAAACGTTCATCATGACATATTCTTTGTACTGGTGGAATATATTGTTTGTCTATATCAAACAACCCTCCTTCTACAATACATTTCCCTGCTATGATGCAATTATACTCCATAAAGTTCTGGTTCACCTGTACTTCCGTTAGCAACTGTAGGTTTACTTCAGGCAGTGCATATGGATGGTGTAGGGGAGTAACTTCTGGATCAGGCATGCCTACAGGAAGCAGTTTGTATGGATTGACGGAAAGGACAATATAGAAAACCTGATCTTTTTTTAAGTCTGCATCGACATCCTTAATATTTACAGCCGGGATATAATCGCCATAAAGAGATTGGTCATAGATAATCGACAATCCGCTACGAGTAACGGCATTACAAGATTTCAAGCAGATAGAGAAAGTTTCTAAGGAATCGCCTTTTATCTCCCATTCGATGGGATTTTTTGTGTCCGTTAAATTCTCTCCAAATCCGTAACTATGGGATGTCAGACATTCTTCACGATTTTGTCTAACGGTATCCACCATGTTATAATAAGTCTCAAAAAAATGTCCATTGTTCAGTTTGAGTCCATTGACCCAATTGACGGGCAGGTGTTCAATCTTCTTCATGCTGTATATGATTTATGCTTATTACACGTTTTATATAAATAATTTGGTCTTTCTTAATATAATTCTCTACTGCAGACAAACGCGGATCGAGCATACGGATGAAAAGCGGATATTTGAACCACTTGCTCGTATAGAAAATCCAGCCGCTCTCGGGATTGTCCAAATGTTTATCTATCTTGGCTTGTGGGAAGCGTTTGTTCTGGTCTTCTACTAACCAGTCAAACCAGTCGCCCAAAGGGATTTCATCCGAAAGGCGGACCGTCAGCATCGCATAGCCAGTATCTCCTTTCCTTCTTTTAATCTTCACCTTGACAGTTTTTGATCTGAAATTGTCGAATGTGTCCCAATAGTTGCGGTTAAACCCACTCTCATTGCTTTTCCATAAGGCATAGACGGGTGGTTGAATATTGCGGAACTTATCAAAACTTTGATAAACAAAATAGGGTATCATGAACCACAATACAGTAGTTATAGCCCATGCTGTATATGGTAGTCCTCCACTGACCCAATCGAAGATAAGATAATAAATCCACATGCCGACAACAGAAGATGTCAGGATAAGTAGAATACTGATTGTCCTG
The nucleotide sequence above comes from Segatella oris. Encoded proteins:
- a CDS encoding type VI secretion system Vgr family protein; the protein is MSILNHKISVGIDGKQLFSFKSLKLHQSINNHHRFELLLDLEAGGNRYAHNLKDSAKWIGKSFAVYAGEKSETTFMGVVTGVSLHRKNSDFGHILVSGYSETYRLETDLNFNSWTGCTLADIIKEMTSKAGVSARINPEYTEKLDYVCQYNESDFTFIKRLALQYNEWLYYDGIDLVFGRPVHLPDAVKLEFGTSLSSLDIGVKALAKPAKVFSYHSLNDQTIAAETPNKPTDKDQLGYEAFQASLEMYRNPARQYALPRIHYTSEMTRYVRKKQEAATAESHYVLGQSETATLVTGSVVDLKSSFLERAGSLTSESLGEFFITEITHTVGEDSYYSNTFKAIPAVVDTLPEPEVEMPVAEPQMARVTRNDDNFGHGRVQVQMNWQTEKMSTDWLRVMAPDGGSSDQVKSNRGFVFIPEVGDQVLVGFRHGDPNRPYVMGSLFNGTTGAGGFAENHLKSIRTRSGHAIELNDSLSSLGITIKDRKGNYIHINSYEDSIVVNAEKDITFNAGETFTVNAKNMALNIEENTIESVGGDRISTIGNKVSLEASEKEEYISKDSNVKIGGLLTQEAGEIVQSATSGDSVFMAEGKALLQGKDDARICKG
- the tssD gene encoding type VI secretion system tube protein TssD is translated as MGSFRATLELGGKEYDVLYSNYEFSRNTDSKGKPSSSISGGRVSVTVESTEDTTAIEAMLNSQFKAVDGKIIYKKTEEDAKMKEIEFKNAYIVHYKETLDATNEVPMTIAMTFSAETITVGNAELDNRWPKV
- the tssR gene encoding type VI secretion system protein TssR domain-containing protein gives rise to the protein MKQSIFCNQMKGLISALLFLLPLNNSYGQVTKYERLNCIAHRAFNFVPNARKFPTVRKNKDLLVVYSDRDGNKAYANHFAQRVLSEQKIGSPYYVTDEKNGFCKVITASQSIVGKPKGLLSVFYGSKHHLKDAASAPFVGWIPKDRLLAFGHAFVSPSNHAPVKYRVGAASAGRLFSLHPYCKADSVLVFKDPFFGEKTTQRISWGQIVYAYKYDESKQAVLISDKPMLNDPARKVLGWVPSDMIAEVGQNDAYILNEEQINGQPLQSDVLFLFNENKISQENRVNLPLAVWDTDRSRIINIKGGDFPVSEIRRMYNGSKNLNIHLLFFEKDKVEVKALASTLQSIAMKIPQTFRTVFSMTSISDNGNRHLKCTSNYGQWLSFLEKTTSGHAGTTTSPAGFQAAVNTIFNETPYVKFENDVFIVLGTDEVPAFTPAIKAKLAARSACLLFVQMYNKDNTAHQNFILQSKELLDDNIAGYMGFITRYIADPKWDKPSLFKDLSTDEENVYLLDVPQNSIATGGLVFPKINGRLSNPGFSNILDTLFVQIATKDRELLTSLTECRNKLGVQRAVPTAYVTNLCKSASLSVADLDRSSVSETIYADTVLNDSTLSGTVSGYLLDGNEIKALFDGWRDLMPYFSSAIGKKEIKTLRKLYHRQRANINGTYRRKVLSNQSSISDLFYYKTSIPAIEELSKTVRIKDLTWKKCETNHWNTCYPQMYERLVRLESLFKSDKLRTVKIAGTTYYFIPKQKML
- the tssO gene encoding type VI secretion system TssO — protein: MTKDEKVWVGIKFVLLLSFSVTLIGVILCKYIIHVPETQTETLVKDINESEAILSDQHKMALQFDMIKADIDSLNFEIQQEQHTDEIKTRISQLQDVYKKHDSSPRYLYGVQAYKFLQEYFDIRENLGYTISDNKLIEQDLEKIKANI
- a CDS encoding TssN family type VI secretion system protein, with translation MKPLILFFLKYLLAPLLAMLLLFIMSALKSVRQKLSMKKVIIFSLLAGLFLGLPSLFGLLKNEFVWGGLALTVISYLLLGVFFLIALRTIMKEGNTEPSRTISILLILTSSVVGMWIYYLIFDWVSGGLPYTAWAITTVLWFMIPYFVYQSFDKFRNIQPPVYALWKSNESGFNRNYWDTFDNFRSKTVKVKIKRRKGDTGYAMLTVRLSDEIPLGDWFDWLVEDQNKRFPQAKIDKHLDNPESGWIFYTSKWFKYPLFIRMLDPRLSAVENYIKKDQIIYIKRVISINHIQHEED